Part of the Ignavibacteria bacterium genome is shown below.
TAAGATTACGGCACGCTTTCGTGAAACTTGATTGGGAGTCTGCCTCTCTACTGGTCGGACAGACCTGGCATCCAATGTTTGTAACAGATGTTTTTCCTGGTGTTGTTTCGTTCAATACAGGCGCTCCTTTCCAACCGTTTTCAAGGAATCCGCAAATTCGATTTACCAAGTCAATCGGAGAATTCAGTCTGATGGCCGCAGCGGCATCACAAAGAGATTTCCAAAGTTTCGGTGATAATGCCGGGAAGCCCGCACAGAGTTCAATCTATTTAAGAAACAGTGTGATTCCAAACTTTCATGCGCAAGCAATGCTTAAGAGTAAAGGTTTTGTTTTTGGAGTTGGAGTAGATTATAAAATTCTACGACCGAGACTTGAAACTGATAGAAAATTTGAAACAGATGAATCAATTAAAAGTATTGCCCTCCATTGCTTCGGAAAGTTTAAGATTGATGATTTTACCTTTAAGTCTCAAGCGGTTTATGGCGAAAATCTCGCTGATTTAATGATGCTTGGAGGATACGGAATATCATCCATAGATGCTGCAACTGATAAAGCGGTTTATTCACCTGTATCTTCTTTAACAGGCTGGCTCGATGCTGCTTATGGAAAAGATATTGAGTTTGGACTCTTTTTGGGATACTCAAAAAATTTAGGTGCTAAAGAAATACTTGTAAGTAAAACATTTTACAGCCGCGGATCGGACATTGATTTTACTTATAGAATTTCACCGCGGATTCAATACAATGCGGGAAAATTAAGACTCGCAGCAGAATTGGAGCACACCGCCGCATCGTATGGCACTCCAGATGAAAAACAAAAAGGTAAAGTTTTCAATACGCAATTGGTTTCTAATACTAGGTTCCTTACGGCAGTCTTTTTATTTTTTTAGTATATGTGGATGTCGGGCAAGCCAAGATTATCTTGCCCGACATTATCAACCCCCATTCGACGCTTTCTTCCTGAGATTATTTCCATTAACTTGAAACAGTTTATCTTATTGAAGAAAAAAAATGATGAGTCTCAAATAAATTTGAAAGTGCCCTGATAGAATTGTCTTGAACAATTAAATTACAGATTCGAGATAGATTTCAGGACTCTCATCTAAATCAATTATCGCATTTATCAATTTAATCTTCTGGTAGTTCTTCAAATCTTTCAATTTAATTTCCGTCTCGTGAATTTGATTTTCATCTAACAATGAAGCTCTTTTTGTTCCTTTTAAAAGTGAAGTCGAGGGAGTAAACCAATTAGTACCATTAAATAGAACTACATTGCTGTAACTTGTGTCTGTAATCATTCCATTTTTGACTATTAAAATATCTTGCGAGGGAGATTGAACATTTTTTACTTTAAGCTCATCAAGCTTTTCTCGGTTTAAGAATTTATGATCATAAACTATATCATTACACTCGACGATTTTAAGCGAATCGATTTTTCTGATTCGATATTCAGAAAGGTCAATTGATTGAATTTCATCGGAATAAACTACCTTGCATTTAACAAGACTGCTTCTGAATTTTTCTGGAATCCGAATAAATTCAGACAAATCAATTTCATTTTCTAAACCTAAAAGGATTTTTCGGGAATTATTCATCCTTCGGTTGTGATACTGAAGATTAAAGATTTTTCCGTTAAATATCTTAATCGTTTCGAACAATTGGGACATAGACTTTATCTATCATTTCTTGATATTCGAGTTCGAGCTTGCTTCGGGCAGTGATGCCCCCGCCGCTTTTGTAGAACAGTTTATCCCCGATACTTTCAATGAAGCGAATCATTACGGCACTGTCGAGATTATTTCCGTCAAAATATCCAAATACACCGGTATAAAATCCTCTTTTGTAATTTTCAGTTTCCTTGATGATCTCGACTGTTTTTTTCTTCGGGGCACCGCTGATTGAACCAGCAGGTAAAAGTTCAAAGATTAGCGAACCGAGATTTGAATGATAATCGTTGGGCAGCTCACCGCTAATTTCCGAACTTACTTGATAAAGGTCTTTCTCGATGGTTCTAATCAGCTCAATGTATCTGAACCTCTCAACTTTCACATTCTGCGATACCATACTTAAATCGTTTCGAATCAAGTCGACAATGGTCGTGTGCTCAGCTTTTTCTTTTTCATCATTGAGAATTAATTCATTTGCCAGGGGAATATTTGCGTCGATAGTTCCTTTCATCGGAAAGGAAAAGATTTTTCCGTTAAATATGCGTACAAAACTTTCTGGAGAGAATACAACGAACTTATCTTCTAATAAGAGTTTATATGGAGCAACGCTGAGGTAAAATATTTCTTTCAAAGAAAGATTAGTCTCAACTTCAGTTGGAAAAGTCAAATTCACTAAATATGAATTGCCATGATTAATATTTTGAATCACTTTGTTAAACACATTAGTGTATTCATTGATCGAAACGGGGTTCTTTTTGAAGAATATCTTTCGCGGTGAAATTATCGGGGTTGTGTAATTCGAGAAACCATTTACGTTGAATAGAATATTTTCCACGCGTACTGATTCAAGCGGAAGCAATATCGGAGTTTCCATTTCAAAATCAATTATGAAGATGAAAGGGATTCTCTCGTTTCCCAATCGATTCATTTCAAGAATTGTTTTCTCTGCCTTAGTCATTTGTTTGCTGATGCAATCTTTTTATCTTGCAGCAGAATTATTTTTTGTTTCATGAAGATTTTAATCCTCGATAATTACGATTCGTTTACTTACAATCTTGCTCAATTGGTTCATAAGACCGGACTTTGTTCATTCGAAGTTATTAAAAACGATTCAATATTAACAGAGCAAGTTGAAGCTTTTGACAAAATAATCTTTTCGCCAGGACCAGGCTTGCCTAAAGACTTCCCAATAATGCATGACATTATTAACAGATACAAGAATTCAAAACCAATTCTTGGAGTCTGCCTCGGGCATCAAGCTGTTGCC
Proteins encoded:
- a CDS encoding aminodeoxychorismate synthase component I, with the protein product MTKAEKTILEMNRLGNERIPFIFIIDFEMETPILLPLESVRVENILFNVNGFSNYTTPIISPRKIFFKKNPVSINEYTNVFNKVIQNINHGNSYLVNLTFPTEVETNLSLKEIFYLSVAPYKLLLEDKFVVFSPESFVRIFNGKIFSFPMKGTIDANIPLANELILNDEKEKAEHTTIVDLIRNDLSMVSQNVKVERFRYIELIRTIEKDLYQVSSEISGELPNDYHSNLGSLIFELLPAGSISGAPKKKTVEIIKETENYKRGFYTGVFGYFDGNNLDSAVMIRFIESIGDKLFYKSGGGITARSKLELEYQEMIDKVYVPIVRND